Proteins encoded within one genomic window of Thiothrix litoralis:
- a CDS encoding Lcl C-terminal domain-containing protein — protein MGGNPLPTDAQSWSCVKDKETGLVWETKTDDGGLQDRDWRYRHFHNFSGYASSVDYNGQVLCQNLGSASCDAYSYVNALKGSGVCGRNDWRLPTMAELLSLIEYHADGQPLNIDRTYFADTNGKGPYCSENTIRNPDDCGYAPGSNVTYNADGRIECNYQGVDYGVKVRADNPRGDSMIALRFSGEVQDGKTVYPNANWICYTRLVGGS, from the coding sequence ATGGGAGGGAATCCATTACCTACGGATGCCCAAAGCTGGAGCTGTGTAAAAGACAAAGAAACCGGGCTGGTCTGGGAAACCAAGACGGATGATGGCGGCTTGCAGGATAGGGATTGGCGTTATCGTCACTTTCATAACTTCAGCGGTTATGCTTCCTCAGTTGACTACAATGGTCAGGTATTGTGCCAAAACCTTGGCTCAGCTTCATGCGATGCTTATAGCTACGTTAACGCGCTTAAAGGTTCCGGGGTTTGTGGCAGAAACGACTGGCGCTTGCCAACAATGGCCGAATTGTTGAGTTTGATCGAGTACCATGCTGATGGTCAACCACTGAATATTGACCGTACTTATTTCGCTGATACCAACGGAAAAGGCCCGTATTGTTCTGAAAATACGATTAGAAACCCGGATGACTGTGGCTACGCTCCCGGTAGCAACGTAACTTACAATGCCGATGGTCGCATAGAATGCAATTACCAAGGTGTTGATTACGGTGTGAAGGTACGTGCTGATAATCCACGCGGCGATAGCATGATAGCCCTGAGATTTTCGGGTGAAGTGCAGGATGGCAAGACCGTTTACCCTAATGCCAACTGGATTTGTTATACACGTTTGGTCGGTGGAAGTTAA
- a CDS encoding site-specific integrase — protein MDISSIEQKIPCVSEQAHHFVVEATSTATRKAYRTDIKIFAEWCEARSLSIIPANAVTVADFLASQANEGVSPSTLNRRVAAIRYAHEAAGYSTPTSDKLVSVTLKGIRRSSGVRATKKSAATIDKIYQMIAQCNIKTLQGKRDKAVLLLGFAGAFRRSELVGLTVADLEEVSDGLKVLIRKSKTDQEREGHTIAILNGRLNVVGVLQDYLTSAGIKEGAIFRPITKNGKIRKQTLSDRSVAEIVKRYAMAAGLNPNEFSGHSLRSGFITSAAEAGANLFKIMDISRHKSVQTVKSYVRNAELFKNHAGNSFL, from the coding sequence ATGGATATTTCGTCGATAGAACAAAAGATACCCTGTGTTAGTGAACAAGCTCATCACTTTGTTGTAGAAGCAACGAGTACAGCTACACGCAAGGCTTACCGTACTGATATAAAAATTTTTGCTGAATGGTGCGAGGCAAGAAGCCTTTCTATCATTCCTGCTAACGCAGTGACGGTTGCTGACTTTCTTGCTAGCCAAGCGAATGAAGGGGTTTCTCCTTCAACCCTGAATCGACGGGTTGCTGCTATTCGTTATGCTCATGAAGCGGCAGGATACTCAACACCGACATCTGATAAATTGGTCAGTGTTACTTTAAAGGGTATCCGTAGAAGTAGCGGGGTACGTGCTACCAAAAAATCAGCGGCAACTATAGATAAAATCTACCAAATGATCGCGCAATGTAATATTAAAACCTTGCAAGGCAAACGTGACAAAGCGGTTTTGTTGTTAGGGTTTGCAGGAGCGTTTCGTCGCTCTGAATTAGTTGGCTTAACAGTGGCAGATTTAGAAGAAGTTTCTGATGGACTAAAAGTCTTAATAAGGAAATCTAAAACTGACCAAGAGAGAGAAGGCCATACGATTGCTATCTTGAATGGACGTTTAAATGTTGTAGGTGTACTACAAGACTACTTAACATCTGCTGGAATTAAGGAAGGCGCAATTTTTAGACCTATTACAAAAAACGGAAAAATTCGCAAACAAACTTTAAGTGATCGTTCGGTTGCTGAGATTGTTAAGCGATATGCAATGGCAGCAGGTTTGAATCCTAATGAATTTAGTGGACATAGTTTACGTTCAGGATTCATTACTTCAGCGGCTGAGGCTGGCGCTAACCTATTCAAAATAATGGATATTTCTAGACATAAATCGGTACAAACGGTAAAAAGTTATGTACGTAATGCTGAATTATTTAAAAATCACGCAGGGAATAGTTTTCTGTAA
- the aspS gene encoding aspartate--tRNA ligase, with amino-acid sequence MRSHYCGQVDEALLDQQVTLCGWVNRRRDHGGVIFIDLRDREGLVQVVFDPDRVDVFNTAEKSRNEYVLQVVGKVRRRPAGTENANLRSGQIEILGLELNVLNASETPPFQLDEDNVNEETRLTYRYIDLRRPEMQKRMQMRAKVTGFLRRFLEDNGFLDIETPMLTKATPEGARDYLVPSRTHPGSFFALPQSPQLFKQLLMMSGMDRYYQFARCFRDEDLRADRQPEFTQLDIETSFMDDNAIMGMMEDMMRATFKETLGVELPNPLPRMPYSEAMHRFGSDKPDMRIPLEFIEISDLMENVEFKVFSAPAKDPDSRVVAMRLPKGAELSRKEIDDYTNFVGRYGAKGLAYIKVNDAATGRDGLQSPILKFLPDETVSGIMERTGAQTGDLIFFGADKSRVVNDALGALRVKLGHDRGLVEGEWAALWVVDFPMFEWDDKDNRWVALHHPFTAPKGTPEELLANPSQALSIAYDMVLNGTEVGGGSVRIHSMEMQKSVFKLLGISDEEANEKFGFLLNALKYGCPPHGGLAFGLDRLIMLMTGSQSIRDVMAFPKTQTAACPLTDAPAEVNLKQLRELNIRVQLPQK; translated from the coding sequence ATGCGTAGCCATTATTGTGGGCAGGTGGATGAAGCCCTGCTGGATCAGCAAGTTACTTTGTGTGGGTGGGTAAACCGTCGTCGGGATCACGGCGGGGTTATTTTTATTGATTTGCGCGACCGCGAAGGGCTGGTACAGGTTGTATTTGACCCTGACCGTGTGGATGTTTTTAACACTGCTGAAAAGTCGCGTAATGAGTACGTATTACAAGTGGTGGGTAAGGTACGTCGTCGCCCTGCTGGCACAGAAAATGCCAACCTGCGTAGTGGCCAAATTGAAATTCTCGGTCTTGAATTAAACGTTTTAAATGCGTCTGAAACCCCACCCTTCCAATTGGACGAAGACAACGTTAACGAAGAAACCCGCCTGACGTATCGCTACATTGACTTGCGCCGCCCTGAAATGCAAAAACGGATGCAGATGCGAGCCAAAGTCACTGGCTTTTTGCGCCGTTTCCTGGAAGACAATGGTTTCCTCGACATCGAAACCCCGATGCTGACCAAGGCAACACCAGAAGGTGCACGCGATTATCTCGTGCCTAGCCGTACTCATCCGGGGTCATTCTTCGCCCTGCCCCAGTCACCACAGTTGTTCAAGCAATTGCTGATGATGTCCGGCATGGATCGTTACTACCAGTTTGCACGTTGCTTCCGTGACGAAGACCTACGGGCTGACCGCCAGCCTGAATTCACCCAGTTGGATATTGAAACTTCCTTTATGGATGACAATGCCATCATGGGAATGATGGAAGACATGATGCGGGCTACTTTCAAGGAAACCCTTGGGGTAGAATTGCCTAACCCGCTGCCACGGATGCCCTATTCCGAAGCCATGCACCGTTTTGGTTCTGACAAGCCTGACATGCGCATTCCGCTGGAGTTTATCGAAATCAGCGACCTGATGGAAAACGTTGAATTCAAGGTATTCTCTGCACCAGCCAAAGACCCTGACAGCCGCGTCGTTGCCATGCGCCTTCCTAAAGGTGCTGAGTTATCACGTAAAGAAATCGACGACTACACTAACTTTGTCGGGCGTTATGGTGCAAAAGGCTTGGCTTATATCAAGGTCAATGATGCTGCTACTGGGCGTGATGGTCTGCAATCCCCTATCCTGAAATTCCTGCCGGATGAAACTGTCAGTGGTATTATGGAACGTACCGGAGCACAAACCGGCGACCTAATTTTCTTTGGGGCTGACAAATCCCGCGTGGTTAACGATGCACTGGGTGCATTACGGGTCAAGTTGGGTCATGACCGGGGCTTGGTCGAAGGTGAATGGGCAGCCTTATGGGTTGTTGATTTCCCAATGTTTGAATGGGATGACAAAGATAACCGTTGGGTTGCACTGCATCACCCCTTCACTGCACCTAAAGGCACACCGGAAGAATTGCTGGCTAACCCCAGTCAAGCGCTTTCCATCGCGTATGACATGGTATTGAACGGTACCGAAGTCGGTGGTGGTTCAGTACGTATTCATAGCATGGAAATGCAGAAGTCTGTATTCAAATTACTGGGTATTTCTGATGAAGAAGCCAATGAGAAATTCGGCTTCTTGTTGAATGCCTTGAAATACGGCTGCCCTCCTCACGGTGGCTTGGCCTTTGGTCTGGATCGCTTGATCATGTTGATGACTGGCTCCCAATCTATCCGTGATGTGATGGCATTCCCGAAAACCCAAACAGCCGCTTGCCCATTAACCGATGCACCCGCAGAAGTTAATCTCAAGCAATTACGTGAGTTGAATATCCGGGTACAGTTACCACAGAAGTAA
- a CDS encoding porin family protein translates to MKSTLLFCLLGMMMAPSAVQAEDIFNETMTEPGQFYAGFSLLKSEAECSYEGVACDSTGYKLATGYKFNEHLAVEGGYYDLFNNDGTNPSTLKRSSVNASGLALSGIGTYSINDKTSLSGRAGIMAWQADGNTDGIRVDAMSGTDILLGVGGGYKLNDHWQMRGEYEHVSGDLEANIYSVGTTLSTL, encoded by the coding sequence ATGAAGTCTACTCTGTTATTTTGTCTCTTAGGCATGATGATGGCTCCTTCTGCCGTGCAGGCTGAAGATATATTTAACGAAACAATGACTGAACCCGGTCAGTTTTACGCAGGTTTCAGCCTGCTTAAGTCTGAAGCAGAATGCAGCTATGAAGGTGTCGCTTGTGACAGCACTGGCTACAAACTCGCGACTGGCTACAAATTCAATGAGCACCTTGCGGTGGAAGGCGGTTACTACGATCTGTTCAATAATGATGGTACTAATCCCTCTACCTTGAAAAGATCATCCGTTAATGCTTCTGGCTTGGCTTTGTCTGGCATTGGAACTTACTCCATCAATGACAAAACATCCTTATCTGGTCGAGCGGGTATCATGGCTTGGCAAGCTGACGGTAATACCGATGGCATTCGAGTTGATGCCATGAGCGGTACAGACATATTGCTCGGTGTTGGTGGAGGTTACAAGCTGAATGACCATTGGCAAATGCGTGGAGAATATGAACACGTTAGCGGTGATCTGGAAGCCAATATTTATTCCGTTGGTACAACACTCTCTACCCTGTAA
- a CDS encoding outer membrane beta-barrel protein, producing the protein MKKSILVAVLATFSASSVFAGGSIFGGSDDDSAGSGAMYGGASIGQTSDSTCNSVVDQGGALLGNVDCPTPSGWKIFGGYKVTPNLAVEGSYIDFGDATTSGTIPVIPGLNAVPNATALSSSATGFNVSGVASVAATDEVNLFGKAGMMMWDKKTAVTIQNVGPTAATVTQETSTDGVGISLGAGAEYKINDNWGIRGEVEHFDGLNSNLYSAGATFSTF; encoded by the coding sequence ATGAAAAAATCTATTTTGGTAGCAGTCCTAGCTACCTTTTCTGCTTCTTCTGTGTTCGCTGGTGGTTCAATTTTTGGTGGTTCAGACGATGACAGTGCTGGCTCTGGTGCTATGTATGGCGGTGCTAGTATTGGCCAAACCAGTGATAGCACCTGTAACTCCGTTGTTGATCAAGGTGGTGCGTTACTAGGTAATGTTGACTGCCCTACTCCAAGTGGTTGGAAAATATTTGGCGGTTACAAAGTTACGCCAAATCTGGCGGTTGAAGGCTCTTATATTGATTTTGGCGATGCTACCACTAGCGGTACTATTCCTGTTATCCCCGGTTTGAACGCAGTCCCTAACGCTACCGCTTTGTCTTCATCTGCAACAGGGTTTAACGTATCAGGCGTTGCCAGTGTTGCAGCAACGGATGAAGTTAACTTGTTTGGTAAAGCAGGCATGATGATGTGGGACAAAAAGACAGCGGTAACCATTCAAAATGTTGGCCCTACCGCTGCCACGGTAACTCAAGAAACGTCTACTGATGGCGTTGGTATATCACTGGGTGCTGGTGCCGAGTACAAAATCAACGACAACTGGGGTATACGTGGTGAAGTTGAGCATTTCGACGGCTTAAATTCAAACCTGTATTCTGCTGGTGCGACATTTTCAACTTTCTAA
- a CDS encoding FmdB family zinc ribbon protein: MPIYAYQCSACGHEMEALQKMSDAPLTECPSCHASALTKKVTAAAFRLGGGGWYETDFKSGNKKNLAGNDAPSSACGTGACPASKTD; encoded by the coding sequence ATGCCTATTTATGCTTATCAATGCAGTGCTTGCGGTCATGAGATGGAAGCATTACAGAAAATGTCGGATGCGCCTCTTACCGAGTGCCCATCCTGTCATGCGTCAGCGCTGACGAAAAAAGTAACGGCTGCCGCGTTTCGCTTAGGCGGTGGTGGTTGGTATGAAACCGATTTCAAAAGCGGGAACAAGAAAAATCTTGCGGGTAATGATGCGCCCTCTTCCGCTTGCGGCACAGGGGCTTGTCCTGCCAGCAAAACAGATTAA
- a CDS encoding SDR family oxidoreductase → MRNVLITGCSSGIGYCVAKGLRERGYQVYASARKQEDVERLEGEGFKTLQLDLADPESVQDAVYELMLRTNSELYAVFHNGAYGQAGALEDLSREALEKQFATNVFGWHQLTTMLMPIFRQRNEGRIIYNSSLLGYVALPFRGAYNASKYAIEGMADTLRLELADTDINVCLIEPGPIESRFRANALQSLKEQVSIDQSVHRLKYQGNIQRLEKEGPAAPFTLPPEAVLAKVILALESHHPKARYPVTVPAHLFWTLRRILPTKWLDKVLLRISNKENQ, encoded by the coding sequence ATGCGTAATGTGTTGATTACCGGGTGTTCCAGTGGCATTGGTTATTGTGTCGCGAAAGGGTTGCGTGAACGCGGCTATCAGGTTTATGCCTCTGCCCGCAAACAGGAAGATGTGGAGAGGCTGGAAGGCGAGGGCTTCAAAACCCTACAATTGGATCTGGCTGACCCGGAAAGCGTTCAGGATGCGGTTTATGAATTGATGTTGCGTACCAACAGTGAGTTATACGCCGTTTTCCACAATGGCGCTTACGGTCAGGCAGGCGCTTTGGAAGACCTGTCACGCGAAGCATTGGAAAAGCAGTTTGCGACGAACGTGTTTGGTTGGCATCAATTGACCACCATGCTGATGCCTATCTTTCGCCAACGTAACGAAGGGCGGATCATTTACAACAGTTCCTTGCTGGGTTATGTGGCCTTACCGTTTCGTGGGGCATACAATGCCAGCAAATATGCCATAGAAGGCATGGCAGACACCTTGCGGCTGGAACTGGCAGATACGGACATCAACGTCTGTCTGATCGAGCCTGGGCCAATTGAGAGCCGTTTTCGCGCCAATGCTTTGCAGTCCCTCAAGGAACAAGTCAGTATCGACCAAAGCGTGCATCGGCTAAAATACCAGGGCAATATCCAGCGTCTGGAAAAGGAAGGACCAGCAGCACCGTTTACCTTGCCACCAGAGGCAGTGCTGGCGAAAGTGATTCTCGCGCTGGAAAGCCACCATCCCAAGGCGCGTTACCCGGTGACCGTGCCAGCTCATCTGTTTTGGACGTTGCGGCGCATACTGCCGACCAAATGGTTGGATAAAGTCCTGTTACGCATATCAAACAAAGAAAATCAGTAG
- a CDS encoding PilZ domain-containing protein: protein MDDTQQIQQKRKEDSGPASLSMAIAEKSALHACYMPFIKDGGMFVPTTDKFTLHDDIILHLRLVEDGKKLLIPGRVVWIAPGVGQRGTSPGIGLQFTGEHRFRVKQFIEEMLGDLLKQPSANPAY from the coding sequence ATGGACGATACCCAGCAGATACAGCAAAAGAGAAAGGAGGATAGCGGTCCAGCCAGCCTCTCGATGGCTATTGCTGAAAAATCTGCATTGCACGCTTGTTACATGCCGTTTATTAAGGACGGAGGCATGTTTGTACCGACTACTGACAAATTCACCTTGCACGACGATATTATTCTGCACTTGCGCTTAGTTGAGGATGGCAAGAAACTGCTGATTCCAGGGCGAGTGGTGTGGATTGCACCGGGTGTAGGTCAGCGTGGAACCAGCCCCGGTATCGGTTTGCAATTTACAGGTGAGCACCGTTTCCGTGTCAAACAATTTATTGAAGAAATGTTGGGGGATCTCCTCAAACAACCTTCCGCCAATCCTGCTTACTGA
- the holB gene encoding DNA polymerase III subunit delta', whose protein sequence is MIYPWQTQAWESVQQAKTGNHLHHALLFSGEEGCGNDTFIQEVAKGLLCLKPHPDGIACGECRSCQVFASGAHPDFMSIRLLEDKQAILIDQIRELNYFLGLSRSYSLRRVVIIAPAERMNINAANSLLKSLEEPAPDTHILLLTAHPAVLLPTIRSRCQRARLPLPTHTDALQWLQQHNLQHPAKQLLASTAGRPLAALELDTTDTLAQRQQWLTHLAECVQGQGSITAISAHWEKFDKSQLLDWQLDWLLSLLKQEVGNGEAEPDDKLRDLHRLLGQRRILSLYDKLLELKKLSTHPLNARLLLESMLILWRQTN, encoded by the coding sequence ATGATTTACCCCTGGCAAACGCAGGCATGGGAGAGTGTGCAACAGGCCAAAACGGGCAACCATTTGCACCATGCCTTGCTGTTCAGCGGGGAGGAGGGCTGTGGCAACGACACTTTCATTCAGGAAGTTGCTAAAGGTCTGCTGTGCCTGAAGCCACACCCTGATGGTATTGCCTGTGGGGAATGCCGTAGTTGTCAGGTATTTGCTTCTGGTGCACACCCGGATTTCATGTCGATCAGGTTACTGGAGGACAAACAGGCTATCCTGATTGACCAGATTCGTGAGTTGAACTATTTTCTGGGGCTGAGCCGCAGTTATAGTTTACGGCGGGTAGTGATCATTGCTCCGGCTGAGCGGATGAACATCAATGCTGCGAATAGTTTGTTGAAATCACTGGAAGAACCAGCGCCAGATACGCACATATTGCTGCTGACGGCGCATCCGGCAGTGTTGTTGCCCACCATCCGCAGTCGCTGCCAACGTGCCCGCTTGCCGCTGCCTACACACACTGATGCTTTGCAATGGCTACAGCAGCATAATTTGCAACATCCTGCTAAACAATTGCTGGCAAGCACGGCTGGCAGGCCACTAGCTGCTTTAGAACTCGATACCACCGATACTTTGGCACAACGTCAACAGTGGCTAACGCATTTGGCAGAATGTGTACAAGGGCAGGGGAGTATTACAGCCATTTCGGCGCATTGGGAAAAATTTGACAAAAGCCAATTGCTGGACTGGCAGTTGGATTGGTTGCTTTCCTTGTTAAAACAGGAGGTTGGTAATGGCGAAGCTGAACCGGACGATAAATTACGCGACTTGCATCGCTTGTTAGGTCAGCGACGTATCTTGAGCCTATATGATAAATTGCTTGAGCTGAAGAAATTATCCACTCATCCTCTTAACGCCCGGTTATTGCTAGAATCCATGCTAATATTGTGGCGACAAACAAATTAG
- the tmk gene encoding dTMP kinase, whose amino-acid sequence MKRGVFISLEGGEGAGKSTNATWLADYLRSQGKTVLVTREPGGTEVAEAIREVLLSPGLPGMNADTELLLMFAARNEHLQSKILPALGQGTWVICDRFTDATYAYQGYGRGISLARIAELEHWVQGNLRPDYVILFDLDVATGMARAQARGRADRFEQEHVAFFERIRVGYQERAQQSPQRYPIINAAQSLEQVRQQLQAVAERIVAEAVT is encoded by the coding sequence ATGAAACGTGGTGTCTTCATCAGCCTCGAAGGCGGGGAAGGTGCTGGCAAAAGCACCAATGCCACTTGGTTGGCAGATTACTTGCGCTCACAGGGCAAAACAGTGCTGGTGACACGCGAACCGGGTGGAACCGAAGTTGCCGAAGCTATCCGCGAAGTGTTGCTGTCACCTGGGCTGCCGGGAATGAATGCGGACACTGAATTGCTACTGATGTTTGCAGCGCGTAATGAACATTTACAGTCCAAAATTCTGCCAGCACTAGGGCAGGGTACGTGGGTCATTTGCGACCGTTTTACCGATGCCACTTATGCCTATCAAGGTTACGGGCGCGGCATTTCACTGGCACGTATTGCGGAGCTGGAACACTGGGTGCAAGGCAATTTACGCCCCGATTATGTGATCCTGTTTGATCTGGATGTCGCCACCGGCATGGCGCGGGCGCAAGCACGCGGGCGTGCTGACCGTTTCGAGCAGGAACACGTCGCTTTTTTCGAGCGGATTCGGGTGGGTTATCAGGAAAGGGCGCAACAGTCGCCGCAGCGTTACCCCATCATCAATGCAGCGCAATCACTGGAACAGGTCAGGCAGCAATTACAGGCCGTCGCTGAGCGTATTGTCGCGGAAGCCGTCACATGA